The Erpetoichthys calabaricus chromosome 6, fErpCal1.3, whole genome shotgun sequence genome includes the window GTGAATGCAGTTCttgttcaaattaaatatatttaagtttCTCCAGTTCCAGCTTCTATTTTCAAAGGCTGACATGTCAAAAAGATTTgttttagttcaatgaaatcaaaGAGAAAACAAAGTATTCTTAGATAAACTCATAATCCTCAAGTTGATCAGATAGTGCAGTAATCTCACACTCTAAACTGCTGCTCTACACACCTGTATAAAAAGCAGTTTATACATTTCACTGTTCCCTTAAAACTAAAATCAGCTTTATGTGAATTAACCAACATTAGTTGTAATTTCAccataacattaaacaaaatacaaaaattgtttGTGGCATGCCTTGTACAAGACATCTAGTCAAACTGCAGATATGTTAACTAACATTTCATGTtcctttaaatagttttttttttttttttttaatttaagcttAGCCAAGACAGCTTCTTGAATTATTTCAGTAAACATAAGGGTTTTGTAAAATccccaaattaaacaaaaacgtTCACATTTCTGAAAATGCTTTCAGTTCTCTGGcttgtttaacaaagttcaatTTTTACGTAAATTGCAATGTTAATATTTTGCATCATCTTTCTTTCTAAATATTCGATTCTGATTTGGCAAGTGATCCATTTAAGGTAGACCATTAAAAGCAGTCCAGGTTTTTGTGTGTATCATCTGTGCTGCCCACAGCTTAGGCTTTTAAGTGACTAATTTGAGAACCACTACAGACAGCATTTATACATTGCCTGATTCATCCATGTTCTTATCATGTAGTTCCACTTTGGCAAGTGACCCATTTAAGATTGACTCTTTATActccaaatttttattttttgcttcattCACATTCCTACCATCAAGTTCCAACTTGGAATGGGACTCACATGAGATAGAGCATAAGGATTCCAGTTTTACTTCGTTGTTGATCTTGTCATCAGTTTCTGCTTTTGAAGGTGACGGATATAAGACAGAGCAATTGTCcaggttttcattttctttgtctaCCCTGCTTTCAAGAACGTCCCCTTTGGCAAATGACTTATCCGAGACAGAGCAGGAGTCACATTTTATACTTTCTGCATGGTCCACCTTACTATCCTCGATTTCCACTTTGGAATGCAACTCACAAGAAACCAAACATAAGGAGCCCAGTTCTTGTGCCTCATGTATCTTCTCACCAGTTTGCCCTTTGGAGAGTGATAAATCTGAGATAGAACACATAGAATCCAAATTATGTTCTGCGTTCACCACCTTCCTATCACAAACTTCTGTTCTGGCAAGTGAGTCAGAGGAGGAGGAGCATAAGGAGTCccagtttttattttctgcatCATCTACCTTGCTATTCATAGCTTCCACTTTGGCAAGAAACTCATTTGAGTCAAAGTAGGAGTCAGGGTTTATAATGTCTTCATTGTCCATCTTCCTATCAATTTCCACTTTGGAAGACGGCCCATTTGAGACACAGCATAAGCTTTTATTTTCTGCATCATCTGTTTCACTTACAACACCTTCAACTTTGGCAATGGACTCATTTGAAACCAGGTATAAGgagtctgtgtttttattttttgcatcatgCACTCTGCTAGCAACAGCTTTTGCCTTTTCAGGTGAGTCCTCATTTTCAGCTGTGGTGCAATAAGGCGAGAAACTGTTCAGAACTTTCAGGTGCCCATCAGATGTGTCCAGAAGTTCCTTACCATTAAGACCCAGTTGATGTGTAGTGTCAGTCACCTCAGCAGTGCTGGCAGGTAGAGTAGAGGTTTGCACAAAGTCAGAAGCTGTATCAGCACTGGCGTTACTGCTGAAATCCAGAAGCAGAGAGCCATTACACACGTATGCTCCTGAAGCCTCCTTTTTGTGCATAGAGCAGAGATCAATGCGATTGAATAACTCTGTACCAAAAGCCACTTCTTCATATTCTTTGTAGAGTGCAGCCTTTAATCTCTTAAAgataaaatacaaacataataatttatataaaaacacacaccttTGAAAGTAATAATCAAATGAATATTTATCTTCTACGCATAGTAGAACATATGAAGATCTTACTTTCAATagaatgcatacattttctacacATGCATCCTGTGGAGAAGTTTCAGAATTATTTTGGATGAACTAGACTCTGCAGGGTTGCTTTTCTGTCTCTTCTTTATGGACACCCTGATGACATAGATTTAGTCATTTTGCAGCTTTATAgtatgtttgtcattttttttttttttttttttaattattctcacctaacagtatttcagaaattcacTGGTCCAGCTAAATACAAAAAGCTTCTTCCCTACCTACTGACATGACCTTTAGATTTTCCTCACTTCCTCTCCATCTAAACCAAGTCAAACATTCAGTTTCTTCCTTTACAAACATGCAAGTGGTCATACTTCCATCCACACATCACATGTAGTTTGTGCTGCAGTGATTACAAGAATTGGAAAAATTTAACTAAAAAAGCATATTAAATTTATCAAAACTGAATCTCTACAgctacagttaggttcataaatatttggacagagacaacttttttctaattttggttctgtacattaccacaatgaattttaaatgaaacaactctgatgcagttgaagtgcagactttcagctttaaattcagtggggtgaacaaaacgattgcataaaaatgtgtgaggcaactaaagcatttttttaacacaatcccttcatttcaggggctcaaaagtaaattggacaaattaaataactggaagtaaaatgttcatttctaatactttgttgaaaaccctttgctggcaatgacaggctGAAGTCTtgaacatcaccagatgctgggtttcctcctttttaatgctctgccaggcctttactgcagcggctttcagttgctgtttgtttgtgggcctgtctgtctgaagtttagtcttcaacaagtgaaatgcatgctcaattgggttaagatcaggtgactgacttggccattcaagaattttccacttctttgctttaataaactcctgggttgctttggctgtatgttttaggtcattctccatctgtatcatgaaacgccgcccaatcaatttgactgcatttagctggatttgagcatacagtatatctctgaacacctcagaattcattcggctgcttctgtcctgtgtcacatcatcaataaacactagtgtcccagtgccactggcagccatgcacgcccaagccatcacactgccttaaccatgttttacagatgatgtggtatgctttggataatgagctgttccacgccttctcagtacttttttcttgccatcattctggtagagattgattttggtttcatctgtccaaagaatgtttttccagaactgtgctggcttttttagatgttctttagccaagtccaatctagcctttctattcttgaggcttatgagtggcttgcaccttgcagtgcatcctctgtatttaccttcatgcagtcttctctttatggtagacttggatatcgatacacctgccccccggagagtgttgttcacttggttggcggttgtgaaggggtttctcttaaccatggaaatgattctgcgatcatccaccactgttgtcttccgtggacatccaggtctttttgtgttgctgagttcaccagtgcttgctttctttctcaggatgtaccaaactgtagattttgccactcgaaatattgtagcaatttctcaaatgggttttttctgtttttgcagcttaaggatggcttctttcacctgcatggagagctcctttgaccgcatgtagtctgttcacagcaaaatcgtccacatacaagcaccacacctcaaatcaactccagtccttttatctgcttaattgataatgacataacttgcccacacctgcccatgaaatagcctttgagtcaattgtccaattacttttgagcccctgaaatgaagggattgtgttaaaaaatgatttagttgcctcacatttttatacaatcgttttgttcaccccactgaattaaagctgaaagtctgcacttcaactgcatctgagttgtttcatttaaaattcattgtggtaatgtacagaaccaaaattagaaaaatgttgtctgtccaaatatttatggacctaactgtataaaaaGGTATAAATTTTAACTACAAATTCTATGCATAAACTTTCACTATGCGGTCTTCTCTGAAAATAGTATTAAAAAGGTGTGAAAGAACACAGTTTAAGTGAACTAACTTCTGAGTAAGTCAGGGATAAAAGTAACCATTCCAGAAATATAGACAAAAATCATTCTGTAAAGAGAATATTGCAggattttgtttataaaaatggTGTCCCTTATTCATATTTGTTCAACAAGAcagaatattcaaataaaatgctGTTAATTTTGACACAAACCTTACAAAACAGTGATAAATATTTCATGTAATCAATAAAtcttaaaactgtaaaaagaatGACAACTGGACAAAAAGATGGAAGTTTAGGATGGCATTCACAAATAGTACAAACAAATACACAACAGAACACACAAGAATCTTAAAACCATCTGAATCAGAGCCAAAAAGCTTGAGACAAATTGTTCATCAGAACTGCAGGTAAATTcccgcaacccccccccccccgagcaCAGCCAGATTAATAGTCTGCTGTATGAGAAAATTACAGAGTaaccttaatttaaaatatttttaactgcCCCCCTACACCCACCCCTTTGAAAATCATATATATGGCGTGACTAAGTGTGCTGAAGGAAAAATTTACAAGTACAGAATGAGTAAACTTTCTACAGCACAACAAGTTAAACCAAAATAGGCTGAAACAATACGCAAAATATACAATGATGAAACAttagtaatttaaataaattaaaaaagtgatGTCAAAATACACAGTATTTTGACACCTAATCAGCTCACTAACAAAGCCTACTGCTTTCTCCACTTTTCACTTTAAAGTGACTTAAAAACGTCCAGTGTGTGCATGGGTGCCAAGTTGGAATTGTATACCATGTAGGACCGAATCTTCTCACTTGTGTAATTTGCATATCATATATAGTTAGCATCTAGTGTACAATTGTATCCAGGTTTACACAATGCATAAACCATTCAAAAATCCATTATCCAATGTCCTGAACGTTAACTAAACTTTCATTATACATTTGAAGATCAGCCTATTttctcattttacttttattgcgAAACTCCAGGTCTAAACATAACCGCTTTTCATTAAATAGGTTTCTGTTTTGCTAATGAAGATGTACACTTACTCTGAATTTTACCTGTAACAAAGCACTGCAGTTCTGTTTAACAAATATTTTGAGAAAGGACTTATAGCTACAAAACTGAAATAAGTAATTCTGTCAATTAAGATGGTTTCAGCTTTTTCTATTTTTAGtataaaattttataaagtttaaaaaaaacaaaaaaaaaaaaaaacaacctataGGCCATAAATATGTAAATTGCATGGTACTTCCAGTTTCATCAAAATctcctcacttttttttttaaatatacccatataaagaaatcaaacttaaactaaaattcagTTCAACTCCCAGCCAAGaaaaaaagagaggaaggccaatgGCCAGAGGAGAATGCCCccctaaaaatataaaaagcttattctaaaatgttattgattaaatcctgtcaggttttaaaaaaaagttttgaacagat containing:
- the LOC114653419 gene encoding uncharacterized protein LOC114653419 → MSSCNINGGSELTSSHALDLNSMELTDVYSSELVELPFHYVQNIAELFEIKTKKNSIVRGKRRRFRRRMTTPRNKDEEKNTDKPVRKRPNYFVSIPIKDKQILEKIGDIQKMMISKEKVLKKALISAEKLHLTILVANLKNEDDVKRASCALLQCRGQIEEILKGRLPQMTFHGIGHFHSKVLYVKMTDTEQPTLHEVSEAVKRSFENLDINISGSKEFKPHLTILKLSKVPALKQRRLKAALYKEYEEVAFGTELFNRIDLCSMHKKEASGAYVCNGSLLLDFSSNASADTASDFVQTSTLPASTAEVTDTTHQLGLNGKELLDTSDGHLKVLNSFSPYCTTAENEDSPEKAKAVASRVHDAKNKNTDSLYLVSNESIAKVEGVVSETDDAENKSLCCVSNGPSSKVEIDRKMDNEDIINPDSYFDSNEFLAKVEAMNSKVDDAENKNWDSLCSSSSDSLARTEVCDRKVVNAEHNLDSMCSISDLSLSKGQTGEKIHEAQELGSLCLVSCELHSKVEIEDSKVDHAESIKCDSCSVSDKSFAKGDVLESRVDKENENLDNCSVLYPSPSKAETDDKINNEVKLESLCSISCESHSKLELDGRNVNEAKNKNLEYKESILNGSLAKVELHDKNMDESGNV